From Xiphophorus maculatus strain JP 163 A chromosome 12, X_maculatus-5.0-male, whole genome shotgun sequence, the proteins below share one genomic window:
- the LOC111610301 gene encoding O-acetyl-ADP-ribose deacetylase 1-like, which produces MNMGKTEKLYQSTNWILKYVTGDLFSCPRDESLAHCISEDCRMGAGIAVMFKKKFGRVSELKKQKKLPGQCAVLTHDQRFIYYLITKTKASQKPTYVNLRQSLEDMKSHCLENGVNRISIPRIGCGLDQLQWSKVSKILEQIFKETNISIAVYSLPCVGSKLQMHAV; this is translated from the exons ATGAACATGGGCAAAACTGAGAAACTCTATCAATCAACCAACTGGATATTAAAGTATGTCACCGGAGATTTGTTCTCCTGTCCACGCGATGAATCCTTGGCCCACTGCATCAGTGAAGACTGTCGCATGGGAGCAGGCATAGCGGTGATGTTCAAGAAGAAGTTTGGTCGAGTCTCAGAGTTAAAGAAGCAGA AGAAGCTGCCGGGGCAGTGTGCTGTCCTGACACATGATCAACGTTTCATCTACTATCTG ATCACAAAGACAAAAGCCAGCCAGAAACCCACGTATGTCAACCTAAGACAGAGTCTGGAAGACATGAAATCTCACTGCTTAGAAAATGGTGTCAATAGGATATCAATACCCCG AATTGGCTGTGGCCTGGACCAGCTGCAGTGGTCAAAGGTGTCAAAGATCCTGGAACAGAtctttaaagagacaaataTCTCCATCGCAGTATACAGCCTGCCCTGTGTTGGGTCAAAGCTTCAAATGCATGCCgtgtag